A genomic segment from Anas platyrhynchos isolate ZD024472 breed Pekin duck chromosome 5, IASCAAS_PekinDuck_T2T, whole genome shotgun sequence encodes:
- the KNSTRN gene encoding small kinetochore-associated protein gives MAFSSKKQCVGKTLEPEFNEDPNFNFTSSIPADGVFKATNQGIPKSAKKAEPLLKKTATRGPLNRHKLEAELKAKNQLLETAKQQLHTRLTGAQSTIKELKEKNEGLVQEVEKLKKFQETCMVILESRNIDPVTGSNIVEEEEKTRECQKQTTLLTEKLLAELRVFNEAAEKEKEALQMATAKWKLAEETRQQSLEKHSSFQAEMQECSAILTELEKLLAA, from the exons ATGGCTTTTTCTTCGAAGAAACAATGTGTTGGTAAAACACTAGAGCCAGAGTTCAACGAAGATCCTAATTTTAACTTTACCTCCAGTATTCCAGCAGATGGTGTCTTCAAAGCTACTAATCAAGG GATTCCTAAATCTGCCAAGAAAGCGGAACCACTTTTGAAGAAGACTGCTACAAGAGG GCCTCTGAACAGACACAAACTAGAAGCAGAGCTGAAGGCCAAGAATCAGCTGCTAGAAACAGCCAAGCAGCAGTTACACACCAGACTAACAGGAGCACAG AGCACTATAAAGGAATTAAAGGAGAAGAATGAAGGCCTGGTACAAGAAGTCGAGAAGCTCAAGAAGTTTCAGGAGACGTGCATGGTCATTTTAGAAAGCAGAAACATTGATCCTG TTACAGGCAGCAACAttgtggaggaggaagaaaagacaaggGAATGCCAGAAGCAGACAACG CTGTTGACTGAGAAGCTCCTGGCAGAACTGAGGGTATTTAATGAagcagctgaaaaagaaaaggaagcacTTCAG ATGGCAACGGCTAAGTGGAAACTGGCAGAAGAAACGAGGCAGCAGTCCCTGGAGAAGCATTCTTCCTTCCAAGCAGAAATGCAGGAATGTTCAGCAATACTCACTGAGCTGGAGAAGCTCCTGGCTGCGTGA